In Hymenobacter chitinivorans DSM 11115, a single window of DNA contains:
- a CDS encoding glycoside hydrolase family 43 protein: MPYSLKRSAVVLGLVLAAAAISPLAAQVQQAQNPVIFADVPDMAMIRVGKTYYMSSTTMHMSPGVPIMKSTDLVNWQLVSYASDTLASLDALTLRNGKSTYGRGSWASSLRFHQGTYYVSTFAQTTGKTYVYSTRDIEKGPWKVASFTPSYHDHSLFFDDDGRVYLVYGAGKLRLIELTADASGVKPGATEQVLIENASAPAGPNLGLPAEGSQLFKIKGNYYLFNITWPKGGMRTVVVHRADKLTGPYEGRVALQDLGVAQGGLIDTPDGRWFSYLFRDFGAVGRIPYLVPVTWTDSWPVLGTAGKVPQTLPLPPSKGLIPGLVASDEFSRRKGEPALPLVWQWNHNPENSLWSVTDRAGYLRLKTGRVDTTFLLARNTLTQRTIGPTCAGTTALDVSRLKEGDFAGLALLQKRYGLVGVDYRNGAKSIVMISAETEKPVELQRLPLPQNTVYFKAECDFTERKDVATFYYSLDGKTWNAIGAPLKMAYTLPHFMGYRFGLFNYATKTAGGYADFDYFRIADTTTGTK; this comes from the coding sequence ATGCCTTACTCTTTAAAGCGCAGTGCTGTAGTCCTCGGCTTAGTCCTTGCCGCAGCTGCTATTTCGCCGCTCGCTGCGCAGGTGCAGCAGGCGCAAAACCCAGTCATCTTCGCCGATGTGCCGGATATGGCCATGATTCGGGTGGGCAAGACCTACTACATGAGCAGCACGACCATGCACATGAGTCCGGGCGTGCCCATCATGAAGTCTACGGACTTGGTAAACTGGCAGCTGGTCAGCTACGCCTCCGACACGCTGGCTAGCCTGGATGCGCTGACGCTCCGCAACGGCAAGAGCACCTACGGCCGGGGCTCGTGGGCCAGCAGCCTGCGGTTTCACCAGGGCACGTACTACGTCTCGACCTTCGCCCAGACGACCGGCAAAACCTACGTGTATTCCACCAGGGACATCGAAAAGGGTCCCTGGAAAGTCGCGTCGTTTACGCCGAGCTACCACGACCATTCCTTGTTTTTTGACGATGACGGCCGCGTGTACCTGGTGTATGGCGCCGGCAAGCTGCGCCTGATTGAGCTCACAGCCGATGCCTCCGGCGTGAAGCCCGGCGCTACGGAGCAGGTACTGATTGAAAACGCCAGCGCCCCGGCCGGTCCCAACCTAGGCCTGCCTGCGGAAGGCTCGCAGCTATTCAAAATCAAGGGCAACTACTATCTCTTCAATATCACTTGGCCCAAGGGCGGTATGCGCACCGTGGTGGTACACCGGGCCGATAAACTCACGGGACCCTACGAAGGCCGGGTGGCGCTGCAAGACCTGGGCGTGGCCCAGGGCGGCCTCATCGACACGCCCGATGGCCGGTGGTTTTCCTACCTGTTCCGGGATTTTGGAGCCGTAGGCCGCATTCCGTACCTGGTTCCCGTAACGTGGACGGATAGCTGGCCCGTGCTGGGCACGGCCGGCAAGGTTCCCCAAACGCTGCCCTTACCACCCAGCAAGGGCCTGATACCAGGCCTGGTGGCCTCGGATGAGTTTAGCCGGCGCAAGGGTGAGCCCGCCCTGCCGCTGGTGTGGCAGTGGAACCACAATCCGGAAAACTCCCTCTGGTCGGTAACTGACCGGGCAGGCTATCTGCGCCTGAAAACCGGCCGCGTGGACACCACGTTTCTGCTGGCCCGCAACACCCTGACCCAGCGCACCATCGGGCCAACCTGCGCGGGCACAACAGCCTTGGACGTGTCGCGCCTCAAGGAAGGGGATTTTGCCGGCCTGGCCCTGCTGCAAAAACGGTACGGCCTGGTGGGAGTCGACTACCGCAACGGCGCGAAATCCATCGTCATGATTAGCGCCGAAACGGAGAAACCCGTGGAGCTGCAACGCCTGCCGCTGCCGCAGAATACCGTCTATTTCAAGGCGGAGTGTGACTTCACGGAGCGCAAGGACGTGGCCACTTTCTACTATAGCCTCGACGGGAAAACCTGGAACGCCATTGGGGCGCCGCTCAAGATGGCCTACACGCTGCCGCATTTCATGGGCTACCGGTTTGGGCTGTTCAACTACGCCACCAAGACGGCCGGCGGCTACGCCGACTTTGACTACTTCCGCATTGCGGATACCACTACCGGAACCAAGTAA
- a CDS encoding alpha/beta hydrolase-fold protein — MRNVIPVILSVVVLSVSSAFAQKTAMEAPKGFDQPTAGIAAGQIDSISYTSKTVGTVRKALVYTPPGYSKRKKYPVLYLLHGIGGDEKEWLKGGRPQVILDNLYAAGKLKPMLVVMPNGRAMTDDRPIGNIYGPDKVAAFANFEKDLLTDLIPTIEKTYPALKNRENRAVAGLSMGGGQSLNFGLGNLDKFAWVGGFSSAPNTKLPEQLVPDPAQATKQLKLLWISCGDQDGLLPISQRTHDYLYEHKVPHVYYLEAGGHDFKVWKNGLYMFSQFLFKPVDVAALPTYTVLGAPAATNVRNAKYPQILPDNRAVFRLKAPGVQQAQLDLGRKYDMVKDSSGTWTVTTDTLSRGLHYYSLVLDGLPIADPASDTFYGMGLMASGIEVPGRGTSFYALQDVPHGEVRMKRYYSKVTNSWRQMYVYTPPGYDDNVSTKYPVLYLLHGGGEDETGWARQGKADLILDNLLAEKKAKPMLVVMLDGNLGGPGGLAGFNEGTLKRFEDELKQTVLPVVESNYRVAAGANNRALAGLSMGGLQTLYAGLRNTDMFQHLGVFSSGFFANNPQLSDPQYAFMQANASTINANLKQLWLSMGGPVDIAYANNKVMRAKMDELGIKYVYSEYPGGHTWPVWRHDLYRFAQGLF; from the coding sequence ATGAGAAACGTAATTCCCGTCATCCTGAGTGTTGTGGTGCTGAGCGTGAGCAGCGCGTTTGCCCAAAAGACGGCCATGGAAGCTCCCAAGGGCTTCGACCAGCCCACGGCCGGCATTGCCGCTGGCCAAATAGACAGCATCAGCTATACCTCCAAAACCGTGGGTACGGTGCGTAAGGCCCTGGTGTACACGCCGCCGGGGTATTCCAAACGCAAGAAGTACCCGGTGCTCTACCTGCTGCACGGCATCGGGGGCGACGAAAAAGAGTGGCTCAAGGGCGGCCGGCCGCAGGTGATTCTGGATAATCTGTACGCGGCGGGCAAGCTCAAGCCCATGCTGGTGGTGATGCCCAACGGCCGCGCCATGACGGATGACCGGCCCATTGGCAATATCTACGGGCCGGACAAGGTAGCCGCGTTTGCCAACTTCGAAAAGGACCTGCTCACCGACTTGATTCCCACCATCGAAAAGACGTATCCAGCACTCAAGAACCGCGAGAACCGGGCCGTTGCCGGCCTGTCGATGGGCGGGGGACAGTCGCTGAATTTTGGGCTGGGCAACCTGGATAAATTTGCCTGGGTCGGCGGCTTTTCGTCGGCCCCCAACACCAAACTGCCCGAGCAGCTGGTGCCCGACCCCGCCCAAGCCACCAAGCAGCTCAAGCTCCTCTGGATTTCGTGCGGCGACCAGGACGGCCTGCTGCCCATCAGCCAGCGCACTCACGACTACCTCTACGAGCACAAGGTGCCGCACGTGTACTACCTGGAGGCGGGCGGGCACGACTTTAAGGTCTGGAAAAACGGGCTCTACATGTTTTCGCAGTTCCTGTTTAAGCCCGTGGATGTGGCCGCGCTGCCCACCTACACCGTGCTGGGCGCACCGGCGGCTACCAACGTGCGCAACGCCAAATACCCCCAGATTCTGCCCGATAACCGCGCCGTATTTCGCCTGAAAGCCCCCGGTGTGCAGCAGGCGCAGCTGGACCTGGGCCGCAAGTACGACATGGTGAAGGACAGCAGCGGCACCTGGACCGTGACGACCGACACGCTGAGCCGGGGCCTACACTACTACTCCCTGGTGCTCGACGGCCTGCCCATAGCCGACCCCGCCAGCGACACGTTCTACGGCATGGGCCTCATGGCCAGTGGCATCGAGGTTCCGGGCCGCGGCACCAGCTTTTACGCCCTGCAGGACGTGCCCCACGGCGAGGTGCGCATGAAACGGTACTATTCGAAAGTCACCAATTCGTGGCGGCAGATGTACGTATATACGCCGCCCGGCTACGACGACAACGTCTCCACCAAGTACCCGGTGCTCTACCTGCTGCACGGCGGGGGCGAAGATGAAACCGGTTGGGCCCGGCAAGGCAAAGCCGATTTGATTCTAGACAACTTGCTGGCTGAGAAAAAGGCCAAACCCATGCTCGTGGTGATGCTAGACGGCAACCTGGGCGGGCCCGGTGGCCTGGCGGGCTTCAACGAGGGTACACTGAAACGCTTCGAGGACGAGCTAAAGCAAACCGTGCTGCCGGTGGTGGAAAGCAACTATCGGGTAGCGGCCGGGGCCAACAACCGGGCCCTGGCGGGCTTGTCAATGGGTGGCCTGCAAACCCTGTATGCCGGGCTGCGCAACACGGACATGTTCCAGCATCTGGGCGTGTTCAGCTCGGGCTTTTTTGCCAACAACCCCCAGCTGTCCGACCCGCAGTACGCCTTTATGCAAGCCAATGCCAGCACCATCAACGCCAACCTGAAGCAGCTGTGGCTGTCGATGGGCGGGCCCGTCGACATTGCCTACGCCAACAACAAGGTGATGCGGGCCAAAATGGATGAGCTGGGCATCAAGTACGTCTACAGCGAGTACCCCGGCGGCCACACCTGGCCCGTGTGGCGCCACGACTTGTACCGGTTTGCCCAAGGGCTGTTTTGA
- a CDS encoding family 43 glycosylhydrolase, translating to MLYRKLPYVLSGLAFLLAGTVQAQNPFITNQFTADPTARVFNGRVYVYPSHDILATPERGRVGWFCMEDYHVFSSANLTDWTDHGVIVTQNKVPWVKPDSYSMWAPDCIARNGKYYFYFPTTPQDTTSIKGFTVGVAVADKPTGPFVPEPQPIKGVRGIDPNVLIDKDGQAYLYWSQGEIYAAKLKPNMLELASEPVTLGELPTKGLKEGPFVFERQGIYYLTYPHVENKTERLEYATSTSPLGPFTVKGVIMDESPTGCWTNHHSILPFNNQWYLFYHHNDLSPAFDKSRSVRLDSLFFEPNGTIRKVVPTLRGVGLTDARQKIQLDRYSRLSSRGASIAFLDPANTFHGWKTVLADNQGWVQYNGVAFGKQTLKTVTLRVQAAAGATVQLRTDGATGPLLAQVTVPKGSQWQEVKAPVAAFQPGTHTLFVSSTTSTPVAIDWVKFD from the coding sequence ATGCTATATCGTAAACTGCCGTATGTGTTGAGCGGGCTGGCCTTCCTGCTGGCAGGCACTGTGCAGGCCCAGAACCCATTTATTACCAATCAGTTTACGGCCGACCCCACGGCGCGGGTGTTCAATGGCCGGGTGTACGTGTATCCTTCGCACGATATTCTGGCTACTCCGGAGCGGGGGCGCGTCGGGTGGTTTTGCATGGAGGACTACCACGTGTTTTCGTCCGCTAACCTCACCGACTGGACCGACCACGGCGTCATCGTGACCCAGAACAAGGTGCCGTGGGTGAAGCCCGACAGCTACAGCATGTGGGCGCCCGACTGCATTGCCCGCAACGGCAAGTACTACTTCTACTTCCCGACTACCCCCCAGGATACCACTAGCATCAAGGGCTTTACGGTGGGGGTAGCCGTGGCCGATAAGCCCACCGGCCCTTTCGTGCCGGAGCCGCAGCCCATCAAGGGGGTCCGCGGTATTGATCCTAACGTGCTGATTGACAAGGATGGACAGGCCTACCTCTACTGGTCGCAGGGCGAGATTTACGCCGCCAAGCTCAAGCCCAACATGCTGGAACTGGCCTCGGAGCCTGTTACGCTGGGTGAGCTACCCACCAAGGGACTGAAAGAAGGACCGTTTGTGTTTGAGCGCCAGGGCATCTACTACCTCACGTATCCGCACGTGGAGAACAAGACCGAGCGCCTCGAATACGCCACCAGCACCAGCCCGCTGGGCCCGTTCACGGTGAAGGGCGTCATCATGGACGAGTCGCCGACCGGCTGCTGGACCAATCACCACTCCATTCTGCCGTTTAACAACCAGTGGTACCTATTCTACCACCACAACGACTTGTCGCCGGCCTTCGACAAGAGCCGTTCGGTTCGGCTGGATAGCCTGTTTTTCGAGCCCAACGGGACCATCCGTAAAGTGGTGCCGACGCTGCGCGGCGTGGGCCTGACGGACGCGCGCCAGAAAATCCAGCTGGACCGCTACAGCCGCCTGAGCAGCCGCGGCGCTTCCATTGCCTTTCTGGACCCAGCCAACACTTTCCACGGCTGGAAAACCGTGTTGGCCGATAACCAGGGCTGGGTGCAGTACAACGGCGTCGCCTTCGGTAAACAGACCCTTAAAACGGTGACCCTGCGCGTGCAGGCCGCCGCCGGCGCCACGGTGCAGCTGCGCACCGACGGGGCCACCGGCCCGCTGCTAGCCCAGGTAACCGTGCCCAAGGGCAGCCAGTGGCAGGAGGTGAAAGCCCCGGTAGCAGCCTTCCAGCCCGGCACGCATACTCTGTTCGTTTCCTCCACAACCAGCACGCCCGTGGCCATTGACTGGGTCAAGTTTGACTAA